Proteins from one Bos indicus x Bos taurus breed Angus x Brahman F1 hybrid chromosome 19, Bos_hybrid_MaternalHap_v2.0, whole genome shotgun sequence genomic window:
- the LOC113878315 gene encoding uncharacterized protein LOC113878315: MQVFSLVRSSDSSRWGERSPRAGRQGRGIHLQRPRPRGAVLSVAYLHFHLGQSGHPWFRRPSTGRGSTWHGACRAERLQVCPRAPPELSAQLATSPGRTRSRAAACLHWHRLHLCGACRGPPSVRTEPASTCQALRTGVCEVEAHLRFVEEKTEAWREQETLSHRGARWKADGTSPALPCTHNTASLSPSFLQGAWPWATSLWSSSPPDVAGGARKSLSLSATVCGIPEFSSIISQQVQNILQLQQDVKTSFVINLYM, encoded by the exons ATGCAG GTTTTCTCTTTGGTCAGAAGCAGTGACTCGTCTCGGTGGGGAGAGAGGTCCCCAAGggctgggagacagggaagggggATCCACCTCCAGAGGCCCAGACCCCGAGGGGCTGTCCTGTCAGTGGCCTACCTCCACTTCCATCTCGGCCAGTCGGGTCATCCGTGGTTCAGGAGACCGAGCACAGGGAGGGGCAGCACCTGGCACGGGGCATGCAGAGCCGAGCGCCTGCAGGTGTGTCCAAGGGCCCCACCTGAGCTCAGTGCACAGCTAGCCACCTCCCCGGGGAGGACACGCTCCAGGGCTGCGGCGTGCCTACACTGGCATCGTCTCCACCTGTGCGGGGCGTGCCGCGGGCCGCCCTCGGTGAGGACGGAGCCGGCGTCTACGTGCCAGGCCCTGCGCACTGGGGTCTGCGAGGTCGAGGCTCACCTCCGTTTTgtagaggagaaaacagaggccTGGAGAGAGCAGGAAACCCTCAGTCACAGAGGAGCAAGGTGGAAGGCAGACGGGACTAGCCCAGCGCTGCCCTGCACCCACAACACAGCCTCCCTGAGCCCCTCATTTCTCCAAGGGGCGTGGCCTTGGGCAACTTCGCTCTGGAGCTCCTCCCCACCAG ATGTTGCTGGTGGAGCCAGAAAGAGCCTCAGCTTGTCAGCGACTGTCTGCGGGATTCCTGAGTTCTCCAGCATCATCTCCCAGCAAGTTCAGAACATTCTACAGCTTCAGCAAGATGTGAAGACTTCCTTTGTCATCAACTTGTATATGTGA